The Nitrospira sp. CR1.1 genome has a segment encoding these proteins:
- a CDS encoding MFS transporter, translating into MADESQSSPESNVTGWRLLGTRDFGCLWAGQVISQIGDGLNKVALLWFVYEMTGSALKMTAIGLLQTIPPLVFGPLIGVYLDHLPKKTVMIVVDLLRTLMVLLIPLFYSLDMLTLERLYVLVFLISIVSTVFGPALGSAVPLIVQRSQLTTANAFLQSTTNIGVLLGPAMSGLGIALIGAQNVLYVDAATFLASALFLFPIRVRENKSVKGLDVLGTPVMQDMMVGFRFVFLQHRVVFALMITAVLYNLAISAFVFLLPVVAKELLQVGPMELGWLWSALGIGMLAASIWLARMPQGTFQERIGKIGRSLTVGGLAVCALGLIQTPVLFSTFLLIVIIGGSTSLFYPVVWAMLQEVTPEHLLGRVFTTFSVGGMASAMVGMAGFGWAADALGPAVSLIGIGLLLLLTAMVTMQVSRRGLVVSPAVA; encoded by the coding sequence ATGGCAGACGAGTCGCAGTCCAGTCCTGAATCCAATGTCACCGGATGGCGGTTATTGGGGACTAGAGATTTCGGATGTCTCTGGGCCGGCCAGGTTATTTCCCAAATCGGTGACGGCCTGAATAAGGTTGCGCTGCTGTGGTTCGTGTATGAAATGACCGGGTCGGCGCTCAAGATGACCGCCATTGGGTTGTTGCAGACGATTCCCCCTCTGGTCTTCGGCCCCCTCATCGGCGTCTATCTCGACCATCTCCCCAAGAAAACGGTCATGATCGTCGTGGATCTATTACGAACGTTGATGGTGCTGTTGATACCGCTCTTCTACTCGCTGGATATGCTGACGCTGGAACGCCTGTATGTATTGGTCTTTCTTATCTCCATCGTGTCCACTGTGTTCGGCCCGGCGCTGGGCTCTGCTGTGCCTCTGATCGTCCAGCGGTCGCAGCTCACGACGGCGAATGCGTTTCTCCAGAGCACCACCAACATCGGTGTATTGCTCGGGCCGGCCATGAGTGGCCTGGGTATTGCCCTCATCGGCGCGCAAAATGTCCTGTATGTGGATGCCGCGACCTTCCTCGCGTCCGCCCTCTTCCTGTTCCCGATCCGTGTGAGAGAGAATAAATCGGTGAAAGGGCTGGATGTGTTGGGGACTCCCGTCATGCAGGATATGATGGTGGGATTCCGTTTCGTATTCTTGCAGCACCGGGTGGTGTTTGCATTGATGATTACGGCCGTTCTCTACAATCTTGCGATCAGCGCGTTTGTCTTTCTCCTTCCTGTGGTGGCCAAGGAATTGTTGCAGGTCGGACCCATGGAACTCGGATGGTTATGGTCTGCCCTGGGAATCGGGATGCTCGCGGCGTCGATTTGGCTGGCGCGGATGCCGCAGGGTACGTTCCAGGAGCGTATCGGGAAGATCGGCCGCTCGTTGACGGTCGGCGGCCTCGCGGTCTGCGCGTTGGGATTGATTCAAACACCAGTGTTGTTCAGCACGTTCTTATTGATCGTCATCATCGGCGGCAGCACGTCGCTGTTCTATCCGGTCGTCTGGGCCATGCTCCAGGAGGTGACTCCGGAACATCTGCTCGGACGTGTGTTCACCACGTTTAGTGTCGGTGGGATGGCCTCGGCCATGGTCGGCATGGCGGGATTCGGATGGGCCGCTGACGCCCTGGGTCCTGCCGTCAGTCTCATCGGTATCGGACTGCTCCTCTTGCTCACTGCGATGGTCACGATGCAGGTTAGCCGCCGTGGCCTCGTGGTGAGCCCAGCTGTCGCATAA
- a CDS encoding BON domain-containing protein: MSFLSGAVRGRNPGRASPARFTSIYEGHMPLRTIRTVCAAGIFSFVVASGIGSVSSMASEQQPSDAKQDVPPVSGSKDSEGKVKEPDTKPKEPDSKPKEPDSKPAEQKLKESDAKAKEIEPKGKDAESKPKGPEPKAKESTTKPKEPEHKAKEGESKPKELDQKSKEPESKSKEADLAAEHPCPSIPQMTEAKPAVDTPVPAGETGAGERQKSPEPEAKKPVRSSMVTAKLALMADPHLFPYDIEVDTKDKDLVLLGKVGHEADKRVATDIIRCLEGVHAVENRLKVEADAAHGLFAERDKIITQLVKERFEKSKTLQSVKFDVKTEDGVVTLNGATRFQIIVLEAAQAARQVPGVRAVNTEAVRLVAGD, encoded by the coding sequence ATGTCTTTTCTCTCGGGCGCTGTTCGAGGTCGAAATCCGGGCCGCGCTTCGCCAGCCCGGTTTACTTCTATATATGAGGGGCATATGCCTTTGCGGACTATTCGGACCGTGTGCGCGGCAGGGATCTTCTCGTTCGTGGTGGCGTCGGGAATTGGAAGCGTCAGCTCGATGGCCTCGGAACAGCAGCCGTCGGATGCCAAACAGGACGTCCCACCGGTTTCGGGATCGAAGGATTCCGAGGGAAAGGTAAAAGAACCGGACACGAAACCCAAAGAGCCGGATTCCAAACCGAAGGAGCCGGACTCCAAGCCGGCTGAACAAAAATTAAAGGAAAGCGACGCGAAGGCCAAGGAGATCGAGCCGAAAGGGAAGGACGCGGAAAGCAAACCCAAAGGCCCGGAACCTAAAGCGAAAGAATCGACGACCAAGCCCAAAGAGCCGGAACATAAGGCGAAGGAAGGGGAGTCCAAACCCAAGGAACTGGACCAAAAATCCAAGGAGCCCGAGTCGAAATCAAAAGAGGCTGATCTCGCCGCGGAGCATCCCTGTCCCTCAATTCCGCAAATGACGGAAGCCAAGCCGGCGGTGGACACGCCAGTTCCTGCCGGCGAGACGGGCGCGGGAGAGCGTCAGAAATCGCCTGAACCGGAAGCCAAGAAACCGGTGCGCTCGTCGATGGTGACGGCCAAGCTGGCGCTCATGGCGGATCCACATCTGTTTCCTTACGACATCGAAGTCGATACCAAGGACAAAGACCTCGTGTTGCTTGGCAAAGTCGGGCACGAGGCGGATAAGCGCGTAGCCACCGATATCATACGGTGTCTCGAAGGTGTTCATGCCGTAGAAAACCGGCTGAAAGTCGAAGCGGACGCGGCTCATGGGCTGTTCGCGGAGCGCGACAAGATCATTACCCAATTGGTGAAGGAGCGGTTCGAGAAAAGCAAAACCTTGCAATCAGTGAAGTTCGATGTGAAAACAGAGGACGGCGTCGTCACCCTGAACGGGGCGACGCGGTTTCAGATTATCGTCCTGGAAGCGGCTCAAGCGGCACGGCAGGTGCCGGGCGTGCGCGCGGTGAATACCGAGGCGGTGCGATTAGTGGCCGGAGACTGA
- a CDS encoding glycosyltransferase, translating into MRIAQVSPLWESVPPKLYGGTERIVSYLTEELVRQGHEVTLFASGDSVTKAKLESPCQQALRLNTGIFNREAPLIQMMEQVFAAADQFDLIHSHLDFLAFSLSRRCRVPVVTTLHGRLDLPELVPVFRDFAELPLVSISDSQRRPLPWCNWANTIYHGLPKDLYKFNAEPGKYLAFLGRVSPEKCPDQAIELAKRVGLPLKMAAKVDPADRAYFERVVEPLLDHPLIEFVGEITDAEKSDFIGNAIGLICPYDWPEPFGLVLIESLACGTPVLAYRRGSIPEIIGHGMTGFISENLDEMVSQVAKLGTIDRHRCRQVFDERFTAQRMANDYLKMYQQLIADAAALPGKTGQQHASNL; encoded by the coding sequence ATGAGGATTGCCCAGGTCTCGCCGCTTTGGGAAAGTGTCCCTCCGAAGTTGTATGGAGGCACAGAACGCATCGTTTCCTACCTGACGGAAGAACTTGTCCGCCAAGGCCACGAAGTGACGCTGTTTGCCAGCGGTGATTCAGTGACAAAGGCAAAGTTGGAATCCCCGTGCCAGCAGGCATTGCGTTTGAATACGGGAATTTTCAACCGCGAAGCCCCGCTCATTCAGATGATGGAGCAGGTGTTCGCTGCCGCCGACCAATTCGACCTCATCCACTCCCATCTCGATTTTTTAGCATTTTCGCTGTCCCGCCGCTGTCGCGTGCCGGTCGTCACGACGCTGCACGGCCGGTTGGATTTGCCCGAGCTCGTCCCGGTTTTCCGTGACTTTGCGGAGTTGCCGCTCGTCTCCATCTCGGACTCGCAGCGCCGGCCGTTGCCCTGGTGTAACTGGGCCAACACTATCTATCACGGGTTGCCGAAGGATCTGTACAAGTTCAATGCAGAACCGGGCAAGTACCTTGCGTTTCTCGGCCGTGTCTCCCCGGAAAAGTGTCCGGATCAAGCGATCGAATTGGCAAAACGTGTCGGCTTGCCTCTGAAAATGGCGGCGAAGGTCGACCCGGCCGATCGTGCCTACTTTGAACGGGTGGTGGAACCGCTCCTCGACCATCCCTTGATCGAGTTTGTCGGGGAAATCACCGACGCGGAGAAGAGCGACTTCATCGGAAACGCAATCGGGCTGATCTGCCCGTATGACTGGCCCGAACCGTTCGGCCTCGTATTGATTGAAAGTCTTGCTTGTGGTACACCCGTCCTCGCCTACCGCCGGGGATCTATTCCGGAAATCATTGGTCATGGTATGACGGGCTTCATCAGTGAAAACCTCGATGAAATGGTGAGCCAGGTCGCGAAGCTTGGCACGATCGACCGCCATCGATGCCGTCAGGTATTCGACGAGCGATTTACCGCCCAGCGTATGGCCAACGACTACCTAAAAATGTATCAACAACTCATTGCGGATGCCGCTGCGCTCCCGGGGAAGACCGGACAGCAGCACGCTTCGAATCTCTAG